A stretch of the Paenibacillus dendritiformis genome encodes the following:
- a CDS encoding acyltransferase family protein, producing MQERRWNQASSGLKSAVSLRSGGTFGSGETFGLNLRFMLIVCVFVANAIEPLIGTMPALKGLFVWIFTFHMPLFVFVTGFFARSNLNGRAGWAVMKQIGLQYVIFQSLYSLLDVTLFHVPGMKHSFFIPYLLLWFLIGHLIWRAILILFTRWQVRHPVILSAIIGIAAGFLPIEGAWLGLSRTLVYLPFFAFGYLFRDDAFQRFAASRLRPLAGGLSVGLLIALLLWPNALQPEWLMNHMTFRELGWLEQSPWYAIGMRLFIYALEIAASVAFLAWVPLRAAWMTGLGRRTLYVFLLHGLIIRLLVVSGLYHYITTGPQAVLLILASLACTVLLAQPAVRSLCRPIIEPQWNGIGGWHRMSAFHRGMKQG from the coding sequence ATGCAGGAGCGAAGGTGGAATCAAGCCTCCTCCGGGTTGAAGTCGGCCGTGTCCTTAAGGAGTGGAGGGACCTTCGGGAGTGGAGAGACCTTCGGATTGAATTTGCGGTTCATGCTCATTGTGTGCGTGTTTGTCGCCAATGCGATTGAACCGCTCATCGGCACCATGCCCGCGCTGAAAGGTTTGTTCGTTTGGATATTTACGTTTCATATGCCGTTGTTCGTGTTCGTCACGGGCTTTTTCGCCCGCAGCAATCTGAACGGCCGGGCGGGCTGGGCCGTCATGAAGCAAATCGGCCTCCAGTATGTCATTTTTCAATCGCTCTATTCGCTGCTTGACGTCACGCTGTTCCATGTTCCGGGAATGAAGCACTCGTTCTTCATCCCGTATCTGCTGCTGTGGTTTCTGATCGGCCATTTGATCTGGCGCGCCATCCTGATACTGTTCACCCGGTGGCAGGTTCGCCATCCGGTCATCCTGTCGGCCATCATCGGCATTGCCGCGGGATTTCTGCCGATAGAGGGAGCGTGGCTCGGACTGTCCCGGACACTGGTCTATTTGCCGTTCTTCGCGTTCGGCTATCTGTTCCGCGACGACGCATTCCAGCGGTTCGCCGCTTCCCGCTTGCGGCCGCTGGCCGGAGGCTTGTCCGTCGGATTGCTGATTGCGCTTCTGCTGTGGCCGAACGCGCTCCAACCGGAATGGCTGATGAACCATATGACGTTCCGCGAGCTCGGCTGGCTGGAGCAATCCCCATGGTACGCCATCGGGATGCGCTTGTTCATCTACGCGCTGGAGATTGCCGCATCGGTCGCGTTCTTGGCCTGGGTGCCTCTCCGTGCCGCTTGGATGACCGGGTTGGGGCGGCGGACGCTGTACGTGTTCTTGCTCCATGGCCTCATTATCCGGCTGCTTGTCGTCTCCGGATTGTACCATTATATTACGACCGGCCCGCAGGCCGTTCTGCTGATATTGGCCTCGCTTGCCTGCACCGTGCTGCTCGCGCAGCCGGCCGTCCGGTCGCTGTGCCGCCCGATTATTGAACCGCAATGGAACGGCATCGGCGGCTGGCACCGCATGTCAGCCTTCCATCGCGGCATGAAGCAGGGTTAA
- a CDS encoding YwiC-like family protein translates to MSKEHPNRRSKLLRAYIPNQHGAWAMLIIPFAAGMFASKPQAIHAWLGIAWLAAYCGSFAGLQWIKTGRASVYRGPVIIYGAACALAGTAVLVMLPDIWWMGAVMLPLLLLNAAFAKRNRERHLLNDFLAVLQFCWMLPIAFEAGGGTDWSLAWRAFAACLLYFAGTIFYVKTMIREKGSRLYYGLSVGVHIVAAAAVGLMLPLWAALPFVALFLRAVWMPGQKVTIKQVGITEIVFSIVTAIPLIVVIAT, encoded by the coding sequence ATGTCGAAGGAACATCCCAACCGCAGATCGAAGCTTCTGCGGGCCTATATTCCGAATCAGCACGGAGCCTGGGCGATGCTCATTATTCCTTTTGCGGCGGGCATGTTCGCCAGCAAGCCGCAAGCCATTCACGCCTGGCTCGGAATCGCCTGGCTGGCCGCCTATTGCGGATCGTTCGCCGGCTTGCAGTGGATCAAGACCGGGCGGGCCAGCGTCTACCGGGGCCCGGTGATCATATACGGCGCCGCATGCGCGCTCGCCGGAACCGCCGTATTGGTCATGCTGCCCGACATCTGGTGGATGGGCGCCGTCATGCTGCCGCTGCTGCTGTTGAACGCGGCGTTCGCCAAGCGGAATCGGGAACGCCATCTCCTCAATGATTTTTTGGCCGTTCTTCAATTTTGCTGGATGCTTCCGATTGCTTTCGAAGCAGGCGGGGGGACGGATTGGAGCCTGGCGTGGCGGGCTTTCGCGGCTTGCCTGCTCTATTTCGCAGGAACGATATTTTATGTGAAGACGATGATTCGCGAGAAAGGGAGCCGGCTGTACTACGGCTTGTCCGTCGGCGTCCATATCGTGGCGGCGGCAGCCGTGGGCCTTATGCTTCCCCTCTGGGCGGCGCTTCCGTTCGTGGCGCTGTTCCTGCGCGCCGTCTGGATGCCGGGGCAGAAGGTGACGATCAAGCAGGTCGGCATTACGGAGATCGTCTTCAGCATCGTGACGGCGATTCCGCTCATTGTTGTTATCGCTACGTAG
- a CDS encoding sugar kinase, whose product MKALSEKTPEVVTFGESMALFSSADTRGLEYAQTVMKSFGGAESNVAIGLARLGHRAGWCGRLGRDPLGRNIVKAIRGEGVDVSRVGMDPDAPTGLMMRELVAGKSSVYYYRAGSAASRMAPRHLDKDYIRSARLLHVTGITCALSDSCAETVYEAVSAAKAAGVKVSFDPNLRLKLWTIEAAREKLLPLAREADYFLPGLDELKLLYGTEDEPGIFRRLSELPGVSIVKGGPGINYVVQGSRVDEVPYEMAEHVVDTVGAGDAFCAGFLSGILQGTDAAEAVRLGNITGAMVVQAFGDWEALPTAEQLQGVLNRAVHIER is encoded by the coding sequence ATGAAAGCGCTGTCAGAAAAAACCCCGGAGGTTGTCACGTTCGGCGAATCGATGGCCTTGTTCAGCTCCGCGGACACGAGGGGCTTGGAATATGCGCAGACCGTGATGAAATCGTTCGGGGGAGCGGAGAGCAATGTGGCCATCGGGCTGGCCCGGCTCGGACACCGGGCCGGCTGGTGCGGCCGCCTGGGCCGGGATCCGCTCGGCCGGAACATCGTCAAGGCGATTCGCGGCGAAGGAGTGGATGTGTCCCGCGTCGGGATGGACCCGGATGCGCCTACGGGACTGATGATGAGAGAGTTGGTCGCCGGGAAGTCATCCGTCTATTACTACCGCGCGGGCTCCGCGGCAAGCCGCATGGCGCCGCGGCATCTGGACAAGGACTATATCCGCTCGGCCCGGCTTCTTCATGTAACCGGGATTACTTGCGCCTTGAGCGACAGCTGCGCCGAGACGGTCTATGAAGCGGTCTCCGCCGCGAAGGCTGCCGGCGTGAAGGTAAGCTTCGATCCGAATCTGCGGCTGAAGCTGTGGACGATTGAAGCGGCCCGGGAGAAGCTGCTGCCGCTGGCGCGCGAGGCGGACTACTTCCTGCCGGGACTGGACGAATTGAAGCTGCTGTACGGCACCGAGGATGAACCGGGCATCTTCCGGCGCTTGTCCGAGCTGCCCGGCGTCAGCATCGTCAAAGGCGGGCCGGGCATCAATTATGTCGTGCAGGGAAGCCGCGTCGACGAGGTGCCATACGAGATGGCGGAGCATGTCGTCGATACGGTCGGCGCCGGCGATGCCTTTTGCGCCGGATTTCTTTCCGGCATATTGCAGGGGACCGATGCGGCGGAGGCGGTTCGTCTCGGCAATATCACCGGCGCGATGGTCGTGCAGGCATTTGGAGATTGGGAGGCCCTGCCGACGGCCGAGCAGCTGCAGGGGGTATTGAACCGGGCGGTGCATATCGAGCGGTAG
- a CDS encoding bifunctional 2-keto-4-hydroxyglutarate aldolase/2-keto-3-deoxy-6-phosphogluconate aldolase, which produces MDKIRVIQQIQEHGVVAVLRGESPDEVVEMAGQAIEGGVRIIEVTMTVPHALHAIEQLRRMYSSQSSSSDRFAVIGAGTVLEPVTARSSILAGAEFVVGPSLNPETITMCNLYRVPVLPGVMTIAEVQRALELGVDVVKLFPGNLYDPSIIKTIKGPLPQANLMPTGGVDVDNLGDWIRAGAFAVGIGSDLTKEAKASGDLSRVRRKAEQYMEAFRRAKEQIARG; this is translated from the coding sequence ATGGATAAGATTAGAGTGATTCAGCAGATTCAAGAGCATGGCGTCGTCGCCGTACTCCGGGGAGAATCGCCGGATGAAGTGGTGGAGATGGCCGGACAAGCCATCGAGGGCGGCGTCCGCATTATCGAGGTGACGATGACCGTTCCCCATGCGCTCCATGCGATAGAACAGCTGCGGAGAATGTATTCCTCGCAATCCTCCAGCAGCGACCGCTTCGCGGTCATCGGCGCCGGTACCGTGCTGGAGCCGGTTACGGCCCGTTCCAGCATTTTGGCGGGGGCCGAGTTCGTCGTCGGTCCGTCGCTCAACCCCGAGACGATCACGATGTGCAATCTGTACCGCGTGCCCGTGCTGCCGGGCGTCATGACGATCGCGGAGGTGCAGCGCGCGCTCGAGCTGGGAGTGGACGTGGTGAAGCTGTTCCCGGGCAATCTGTATGATCCGTCCATCATCAAGACGATCAAAGGCCCGCTGCCGCAGGCGAACCTGATGCCGACCGGCGGCGTCGATGTTGACAATCTGGGCGATTGGATCCGGGCGGGCGCATTTGCCGTCGGGATCGGCTCGGATTTGACCAAGGAGGCGAAGGCGTCCGGCGATCTTTCTCGCGTCCGCCGCAAGGCAGAACAGTATATGGAGGCTTTCCGCCGCGCGAAGGAGCAGATCGCCCGCGGGTAA
- a CDS encoding 2-oxoacid:acceptor oxidoreductase family protein, giving the protein MVNLPKVNELGFYEIRLESIGGLGANLAGKMLAEAGVTGSGLNGVSFSSYGSEKKGSPVKAHIRFCQPETRIRDTTPIERPHIVGIFHEALAKTVNVTNGIYPDSLVLVNSSSDPARLKDKLRLPCGTIAVVDAIGIALEEGNRVNMAMLGALFRLCDFLDPEHMKGVIRKSLESKYPQAVQPALNTFQRGYDEVVFQTFALPEGEALPGPVRWDTPTLGYETQPIGGTVINPGNSVLKDLSISRAGMMPHFFEEKCIHCAACDNVCPDFCFVWEEKPDKKGRLHMFLQGIDYQYCKGCLKCVYACPTEALSSEREEEGYADAHRMPHRFAFASAAQQ; this is encoded by the coding sequence ATGGTCAACCTGCCCAAAGTCAATGAGCTTGGATTTTATGAAATTCGCTTGGAATCGATTGGAGGCCTGGGCGCGAACCTGGCCGGCAAAATGCTGGCCGAAGCCGGCGTCACGGGAAGCGGCTTGAATGGCGTCAGCTTTTCCTCCTACGGCTCCGAGAAGAAAGGCTCTCCCGTTAAAGCGCATATCCGCTTCTGCCAGCCCGAGACCCGCATCCGGGATACGACACCGATCGAACGGCCCCATATTGTCGGCATATTTCATGAAGCACTGGCCAAAACGGTCAATGTCACGAACGGAATCTACCCGGACAGCCTGGTGCTGGTCAATTCCTCGTCCGATCCGGCACGCCTGAAGGACAAACTGCGCCTCCCCTGCGGCACGATCGCGGTAGTCGACGCGATCGGCATCGCCTTGGAGGAAGGCAACCGGGTCAACATGGCGATGCTGGGCGCCTTGTTCCGCCTGTGCGATTTCCTCGATCCGGAGCATATGAAGGGCGTCATCCGCAAGTCGCTGGAATCGAAGTACCCGCAAGCCGTCCAGCCGGCGCTGAACACGTTCCAGCGCGGCTACGACGAGGTCGTCTTCCAGACGTTCGCGCTGCCGGAGGGAGAGGCTCTCCCCGGACCGGTGCGTTGGGATACGCCTACGCTGGGGTATGAGACTCAGCCGATCGGCGGGACGGTCATCAATCCGGGCAACTCTGTGCTGAAGGATCTGAGCATTTCCCGCGCCGGCATGATGCCGCATTTCTTCGAAGAGAAGTGCATTCACTGCGCGGCCTGCGATAATGTATGTCCCGACTTCTGCTTCGTCTGGGAGGAGAAGCCGGACAAAAAAGGCCGGCTCCATATGTTCCTCCAGGGAATCGATTATCAATATTGCAAGGGCTGCTTGAAATGCGTCTACGCCTGTCCGACCGAGGCGCTGTCAAGCGAACGGGAAGAGGAAGGGTATGCGGACGCCCATCGGATGCCGCATCGGTTCGCGTTCGCCAGTGCAGCGCAGCAATAA
- a CDS encoding thiamine pyrophosphate-dependent enzyme, which yields MAIEYDKEAMPSRVEQRMVYESGNEMAAYAAHQINYHIMGYYPISPSTEVAQFLDLMKAGGKHDIKLIPADGEHGSAGICYGASTAGGRVFNATSANGYLYMLEQMPVQSGTRFPMVLNLVCRSVSGPLNIHGDHSDLYFALNTGWPILLCRDPQAVYDMNIMAIKLAEDPEVRLPVMVAFDGYFTSHQKRRVQTFARREDVQRFIGEQPVRGFADTLDRNNPITVGPYMNEPDYINNCYQQSMAMYKAGEVFDRIRREYAELTGRDYPVLDLYRMEDAEVAVFLLNSAAEIIKDVVDQLREQGIKAGAVSPNMIRPFPAKEIAAALAGVKAVTVGDRADSYGGHGGNMVNEVKAALFTHGNRGTLVISRIYGLGGKDFYAEDGHEMFRCALEAAAAGAVARPFDYIGHTPGDPAAAPKRVLEPMKYEELNSGLITVKQDEETGKLNVRIPPLRQLTKKPKRIAPGHGACPGCGIFSGLELFFKGIEGDIVALFHTGCAMVVTTGYPYSSHKATYIHNLFQNGAATLSGVVEMFWERKRRGELDELNLPDDFTFVMITGDGGMDIGMGPAIGAALRNHKMIILEYDNEGYMNTGAQLSYSTPIGHRTSTSNVGKAQTGKMFHHKDTAQIMAATHIPYVFTGSEAFPQDLLKKAAKAQWYARNEGLVYGKILITCPLNWLSEDRAGTQIVQAAVDSCFFPLYEVERGVTTITYDPEEKNKKIPLLDWLKMMGKTKHLAKPENAGLLGVFEREVERRWSVLRAKHAHPDL from the coding sequence GTGGCAATCGAGTATGATAAGGAAGCCATGCCGTCCCGCGTGGAGCAGCGCATGGTATACGAATCGGGCAATGAGATGGCGGCCTATGCCGCCCATCAGATCAACTATCACATTATGGGCTATTATCCGATCTCGCCGTCTACGGAGGTCGCCCAATTCCTGGACTTGATGAAGGCGGGCGGGAAGCATGACATTAAGCTGATTCCGGCCGACGGCGAGCATGGGTCCGCCGGAATCTGTTACGGCGCCTCTACGGCCGGGGGACGGGTGTTCAACGCGACGAGCGCCAACGGCTACCTGTATATGCTGGAGCAGATGCCCGTCCAATCGGGAACGCGCTTCCCGATGGTATTGAACCTGGTCTGCCGTTCTGTCTCGGGGCCGCTTAACATCCACGGCGACCATTCCGATCTGTATTTCGCCCTCAATACGGGCTGGCCGATTCTGCTCTGCCGGGATCCGCAGGCCGTCTATGATATGAACATTATGGCGATTAAGCTGGCCGAGGATCCGGAGGTGCGGCTGCCGGTGATGGTCGCGTTCGACGGCTATTTCACTTCGCATCAGAAGCGGCGCGTTCAGACATTCGCCCGCCGCGAGGACGTGCAGCGGTTCATCGGCGAGCAGCCGGTAAGAGGGTTCGCGGATACGCTCGATCGGAACAATCCGATCACCGTCGGCCCGTATATGAACGAGCCGGATTACATCAATAACTGCTATCAGCAGTCGATGGCGATGTACAAGGCCGGAGAGGTGTTCGATCGCATCCGCCGGGAATATGCGGAGCTGACCGGACGCGATTATCCGGTGCTCGATCTGTACCGGATGGAAGACGCCGAGGTGGCCGTCTTCCTGCTGAATTCCGCGGCCGAGATTATTAAGGACGTCGTCGATCAGCTGCGGGAGCAGGGCATCAAGGCGGGCGCCGTCTCGCCGAATATGATCCGCCCGTTCCCGGCGAAGGAGATCGCCGCCGCGCTGGCCGGCGTCAAGGCGGTGACCGTCGGCGACCGGGCCGATTCGTACGGCGGCCATGGCGGCAATATGGTGAACGAGGTGAAGGCGGCGCTCTTCACGCACGGCAATCGCGGCACGCTTGTCATCAGCCGCATTTACGGCTTGGGCGGCAAAGACTTCTATGCCGAGGACGGCCACGAGATGTTCCGGTGCGCGCTGGAGGCGGCCGCGGCCGGCGCAGTGGCGCGGCCGTTCGACTATATCGGCCATACGCCGGGGGACCCGGCCGCCGCGCCGAAGCGCGTCCTGGAGCCGATGAAATATGAGGAGCTGAATTCCGGTCTCATTACGGTGAAGCAGGATGAGGAGACGGGCAAGCTGAACGTGCGGATTCCGCCGCTGCGGCAGCTGACCAAGAAGCCGAAGCGGATTGCGCCGGGTCATGGGGCATGTCCGGGCTGCGGCATCTTTTCGGGGCTGGAGCTCTTTTTCAAAGGGATCGAAGGGGATATCGTCGCTCTCTTCCATACCGGCTGCGCGATGGTCGTCACGACGGGATATCCGTACTCCTCGCATAAAGCGACCTATATTCACAATCTGTTCCAGAACGGGGCGGCCACGCTGTCCGGGGTCGTCGAGATGTTCTGGGAGCGCAAGCGGCGCGGCGAGCTCGACGAACTGAATCTGCCGGACGACTTCACGTTCGTCATGATCACCGGGGACGGCGGCATGGATATCGGCATGGGTCCGGCCATCGGGGCCGCGCTGCGCAACCACAAAATGATTATTCTCGAATATGACAATGAAGGCTACATGAATACGGGGGCCCAGTTGTCCTATTCGACGCCGATCGGGCACCGGACCTCTACCTCCAATGTCGGCAAGGCGCAGACGGGGAAGATGTTCCACCACAAGGATACGGCGCAAATTATGGCGGCGACCCATATTCCTTATGTGTTCACGGGAAGCGAGGCTTTCCCTCAGGACCTGCTGAAAAAAGCCGCCAAAGCCCAGTGGTACGCCCGCAACGAGGGGCTCGTCTACGGGAAGATTCTCATCACCTGCCCGCTCAACTGGCTGTCCGAGGATCGGGCGGGCACCCAGATCGTCCAGGCCGCCGTAGACTCCTGCTTCTTCCCGCTGTATGAAGTGGAGCGCGGCGTCACGACGATTACGTACGATCCGGAAGAGAAAAACAAAAAAATTCCGCTTCTCGATTGGTTGAAGATGATGGGCAAGACGAAGCATCTGGCGAAGCCGGAGAACGCCGGACTGCTCGGCGTGTTCGAGCGGGAGGTCGAGCGGCGCTGGAGCGTGCTGCGGGCGAAGCATGCGCATCCTGATTTGTAA
- a CDS encoding NAD-dependent protein deacylase, whose translation MKMDMLDADGQAHAAELADRLGRSRYTVFFGGAGTSTESGIPDFRSDRGLFSAGEAEAFAYPPEMILSRSFFERDPVTFYRYYRAKMLHPGAQPNGAHRTLAKLEEDGIVKAVVTQNIDGLHQAAGSREVLELHGSVHRNRCMACGAEHDLPLVAESKDPIPHCPGCGGMVKPDVVLYEEALDEEVINRAVEHILRADLLIVGGTSLNVMPAASFVRLAAGADIVIANRTPTSMDYRAAAVYREPMGALFEAAYEIMAQRKG comes from the coding sequence ATGAAGATGGACATGTTGGATGCGGACGGCCAAGCCCATGCCGCCGAGCTGGCAGACCGGCTGGGCCGCAGCCGTTACACTGTATTTTTTGGCGGGGCCGGGACATCGACAGAGAGCGGAATCCCTGATTTTCGCTCGGACCGGGGGCTGTTCTCGGCAGGAGAAGCGGAAGCATTCGCGTATCCGCCGGAAATGATATTAAGCCGATCCTTCTTCGAGCGGGATCCGGTGACCTTTTACCGCTATTACCGGGCGAAGATGCTGCATCCCGGCGCACAGCCGAACGGCGCGCACCGGACGCTGGCCAAGCTGGAAGAGGACGGGATCGTGAAGGCGGTCGTCACGCAAAATATCGACGGGCTTCACCAAGCGGCAGGCAGCCGCGAGGTGCTCGAGCTGCACGGCTCGGTGCACCGGAACCGCTGCATGGCATGCGGGGCGGAGCATGATCTCCCCCTTGTCGCCGAGAGCAAGGATCCGATTCCGCACTGTCCAGGATGCGGGGGCATGGTGAAGCCGGATGTGGTGCTGTACGAGGAGGCGCTGGACGAGGAGGTTATCAACCGCGCCGTGGAGCATATCCTGCGGGCCGATCTGCTGATCGTGGGCGGCACCTCGCTGAATGTCATGCCGGCGGCCAGCTTCGTGCGGCTCGCCGCCGGGGCGGATATCGTCATTGCGAACCGGACCCCGACGAGCATGGACTACCGGGCGGCCGCCGTATACCGGGAGCCGATGGGCGCGCTGTTCGAGGCCGCATACGAGATCATGGCTCAACGAAAGGGGTAA
- a CDS encoding FGGY-family carbohydrate kinase has translation MWMMGIDLGTTNRKVGLYEENGRLVAKTSRPTLTEDSGEGYVVYRPEAMWNDIAAMIRELTDAHPDKPVSCIGITSMAESGLLVNRRTGEVQSPLLPWFETCSAPQADRIRKEGTPLELFQRTGLHLSFKHGLAKLLWLQDRDPAMLRDAVWLSVSGYVAYRLSGAMAFDPSLATRTFAYDMRQHAWDEPWIRGFGLDPAIFPDVLPSGATLGTVHPDLADRLGLSGGTKVAIGGHDHVCAALAVGAIEPGDVYVSMGTAETLVGTMAMQPLGQAEFETGLSYGYHVVPNCGFWMGGNASSGGAVEWIRRLLADEALAYEQIQELTAGINDGPGEAMFFPYLSGSGAPHPNSKTRAAFIGLEKSHGKAELLRAVLEGTAYQLEMIRQSAERVSAHPIRRMNAVGGGTQLGAWLQMKADIANSTLLVPPIEEATMLGAACAAALGGGHFGSAAEVRQALQSRGVKAYEPDAERHERYRQAYEELYVPMAAHLRSLRK, from the coding sequence ATGTGGATGATGGGAATCGACCTGGGCACGACGAACCGCAAGGTCGGCTTATATGAAGAGAACGGGCGGCTTGTCGCCAAGACGAGCCGTCCGACCCTGACGGAGGATAGCGGGGAAGGCTATGTCGTCTATCGGCCGGAGGCGATGTGGAACGATATCGCCGCGATGATTCGCGAGCTGACGGACGCCCATCCCGACAAGCCGGTATCCTGCATCGGCATCACGAGCATGGCGGAGAGCGGCCTGCTCGTCAACCGGCGCACCGGGGAGGTGCAATCCCCGCTGCTGCCTTGGTTCGAGACCTGCTCGGCGCCGCAGGCGGACCGCATCCGGAAGGAGGGCACCCCGTTGGAGCTCTTCCAGCGGACCGGGCTGCATTTGTCGTTCAAGCACGGTCTCGCGAAGCTGCTCTGGCTTCAGGACCGGGACCCGGCGATGCTGCGGGACGCGGTCTGGCTGTCCGTCTCCGGCTACGTCGCTTACCGGCTGTCCGGCGCCATGGCCTTCGATCCGTCGCTCGCTACGCGCACCTTCGCTTACGATATGCGGCAGCACGCTTGGGATGAGCCCTGGATCCGCGGCTTCGGCCTCGATCCGGCGATCTTCCCCGACGTGCTGCCGAGCGGCGCGACGCTCGGAACGGTCCATCCGGATCTGGCTGACCGGCTCGGGCTGAGCGGCGGCACGAAGGTCGCCATCGGCGGGCATGACCATGTCTGCGCGGCGCTGGCGGTGGGGGCCATCGAGCCGGGCGATGTGTATGTCTCGATGGGAACGGCCGAGACGCTCGTCGGCACGATGGCGATGCAGCCGCTCGGCCAGGCCGAGTTCGAGACCGGGCTCTCGTACGGCTATCACGTCGTGCCGAACTGCGGCTTCTGGATGGGCGGCAACGCCTCCTCCGGCGGGGCGGTCGAATGGATTCGCCGCTTGCTGGCGGATGAGGCGCTGGCCTATGAGCAGATTCAGGAGCTGACCGCCGGGATCAACGACGGGCCGGGAGAGGCGATGTTCTTCCCGTATTTGTCGGGCAGCGGCGCGCCGCATCCGAATTCGAAGACGCGGGCGGCCTTCATCGGCCTGGAGAAATCGCACGGCAAGGCGGAGCTGCTGCGGGCTGTGCTGGAAGGGACAGCCTATCAGCTCGAGATGATCCGCCAGAGCGCCGAGCGCGTATCCGCTCATCCGATTCGGCGCATGAACGCGGTCGGCGGCGGCACGCAGCTGGGTGCCTGGCTGCAGATGAAGGCGGATATCGCGAACAGTACGCTGCTTGTGCCGCCGATTGAGGAAGCGACGATGCTGGGGGCGGCCTGCGCGGCGGCGCTCGGCGGGGGGCACTTCGGCAGCGCGGCCGAGGTGCGCCAGGCGCTGCAGAGCCGCGGCGTCAAGGCGTATGAGCCGGACGCGGAGCGGCATGAGCGGTACCGTCAGGCCTACGAAGAGCTGTACGTGCCGATGGCAGCGCATTTGCGGAGCCTGAGGAAGTAG
- a CDS encoding AraC family transcriptional regulator, producing MTDHAAPGQPDQPVCAPPETYAVASNPVLAGCRGLHVLFSGESQTRPSHKLGPKLVDYHLLHHVMGGHGTFTSDGVTYDLGPGDAFLITPNRLVSYASDADKPWHYRWIAFQGEGAAELAGAAGFASGSPVVHAGPDSEAPEWMERIRESFQLRRSSAHLTALGCLHLILSDYADRQAGPEAGQGLKPESEIDHTVRQMIHMMSTQYAYPLSIEQIADSLGYSRAYLSRIFKRVTEMTPVTYLLKLRIDKGRQLLRERADLTIEQIAASVGIPDALYFSRQFRRFYNQSPTAYRSKFSPPGGSGSGSRE from the coding sequence ATGACAGACCATGCTGCCCCGGGACAGCCGGATCAACCAGTCTGCGCCCCGCCGGAGACATACGCCGTTGCCTCCAATCCGGTGCTGGCCGGCTGCCGGGGCCTTCATGTCTTGTTTTCCGGCGAGAGCCAGACGCGGCCGTCTCATAAGCTCGGCCCGAAGCTGGTTGATTACCACTTGCTTCATCACGTGATGGGCGGGCACGGAACGTTCACGAGCGATGGCGTCACCTACGATCTGGGACCGGGCGACGCTTTCCTCATTACGCCGAACCGCCTCGTCAGCTATGCTTCCGATGCGGACAAGCCCTGGCACTACCGCTGGATTGCTTTCCAGGGGGAAGGAGCGGCCGAGCTGGCGGGCGCCGCCGGCTTCGCCTCCGGGAGTCCGGTCGTTCATGCCGGCCCTGACTCGGAGGCGCCGGAATGGATGGAGCGAATCCGCGAGTCGTTCCAGCTGCGGAGGTCCTCCGCCCATCTGACGGCCCTCGGCTGCCTTCATCTCATCCTGTCCGATTATGCGGACCGCCAGGCCGGACCGGAAGCCGGGCAGGGGCTGAAGCCCGAGTCCGAGATCGATCACACCGTGCGGCAGATGATTCATATGATGTCTACCCAATACGCCTATCCGCTGTCCATCGAGCAGATCGCGGACAGCCTCGGCTACAGCCGGGCGTATCTGTCCCGCATCTTCAAGCGCGTGACCGAGATGACGCCGGTCACTTACCTGCTGAAGCTGCGGATTGACAAAGGGCGCCAGCTCCTGCGCGAGCGCGCGGATCTGACAATCGAGCAAATCGCCGCGTCCGTTGGCATCCCGGATGCGCTGTACTTTTCCCGGCAGTTCCGCCGCTTCTATAACCAATCGCCCACGGCCTACCGGTCCAAGTTCTCCCCGCCGGGAGGCTCCGGCAGCGGCTCGCGCGAATAG